The Acinonyx jubatus isolate Ajub_Pintada_27869175 chromosome D1, VMU_Ajub_asm_v1.0, whole genome shotgun sequence genome includes a window with the following:
- the OVOL1 gene encoding putative transcription factor Ovo-like 1 isoform X1, which translates to MPRAFLVKKPCVSTCKRNWSELPDEERGEIYVPVSLGFCPPQPYQEPEPSVAEPPSCPLVLDMSLRDSSYSVAPGPCVVAQLPSDDMSRLADPQSRDHGFLRTKMKVTLGDSAGGDLFTCHICQKAFTYQRMLNRHMKCHNDVKRHLCTYCGKGFNDTFDLKRHVRTHTGVRPYKCSLCDKAFTQRCSLESHLKKIHGVQQKYAYKERRAKLYVCEECGCTSESQEGHVLHLKEHHPDSPLLRKTSKKVAVALQSTVTSLLQSNHHL; encoded by the exons ATGCCCCGCGCGTTTCTGGTGAAGAAGCCGTGCGTCTCCACGTGCAAGAGGAACTGGAGCGAGCTCCCCGACGAGGAGCGCGGCGAGATCTACGTGCCAG TCAGTCTGGGCTTCTGCCCACCACAGCCCTACCAGGAGCCAGAGCCGTCAGTGGCTGAACCCCCGTCTTGCCCCCTGGTTTTGGACATGAGCCTTCGGGACTCCAGCTATAGTGTGGCCCCTGGGCCCTGCGTGGTAGCCCAGCTGCCCTCTGATGACATGAGTCGTTTGGCAGACCCCCAGAGCAGAGACCACGGCTTCCTGCGCACCAAAATGAAG GTGACCCTCGGGGACAGTGCCGGCGGTGACCTCTTCACCTGCCACATCTGCCAGAAGGCCTTCACCTACCAGCGCATGCTGAATCGCCACATGAAGTGTCACAATGACGTCAAGAGGCACCTCTGCACCTACTGTGGGAAGGGCTTCAATGACACATTCGACCTGAAGAGACACGTCCGCACCCACACTG GCGTGAGGCCCTACAAATGCAGCCTGTGCGACAAGGCCTTCACACAGCGCTGCTCCCTGGAGTCTCATCTCAAGAAGATCCACGGCGTGCAGCAGAAGTACGCGTACAAGGAGCGGCGGGCCAAGCTGTACGTGTGTGAGGAGTGTGGCTGCACGTCCGAGAGCCAGGAGGGCCACGTCCTGCACCTGAAGGAGCACCACCCCGACAGCCCGCTGCTGCGCAAGACCTCCAAGAAGGTGGCCGTGGCCCTGCAGAGCACCGTCACCTCCCTGCTACAGAGCAACCACCACCTGTGA
- the OVOL1 gene encoding putative transcription factor Ovo-like 1 isoform X2 translates to MSLRDSSYSVAPGPCVVAQLPSDDMSRLADPQSRDHGFLRTKMKVTLGDSAGGDLFTCHICQKAFTYQRMLNRHMKCHNDVKRHLCTYCGKGFNDTFDLKRHVRTHTGVRPYKCSLCDKAFTQRCSLESHLKKIHGVQQKYAYKERRAKLYVCEECGCTSESQEGHVLHLKEHHPDSPLLRKTSKKVAVALQSTVTSLLQSNHHL, encoded by the exons ATGAGCCTTCGGGACTCCAGCTATAGTGTGGCCCCTGGGCCCTGCGTGGTAGCCCAGCTGCCCTCTGATGACATGAGTCGTTTGGCAGACCCCCAGAGCAGAGACCACGGCTTCCTGCGCACCAAAATGAAG GTGACCCTCGGGGACAGTGCCGGCGGTGACCTCTTCACCTGCCACATCTGCCAGAAGGCCTTCACCTACCAGCGCATGCTGAATCGCCACATGAAGTGTCACAATGACGTCAAGAGGCACCTCTGCACCTACTGTGGGAAGGGCTTCAATGACACATTCGACCTGAAGAGACACGTCCGCACCCACACTG GCGTGAGGCCCTACAAATGCAGCCTGTGCGACAAGGCCTTCACACAGCGCTGCTCCCTGGAGTCTCATCTCAAGAAGATCCACGGCGTGCAGCAGAAGTACGCGTACAAGGAGCGGCGGGCCAAGCTGTACGTGTGTGAGGAGTGTGGCTGCACGTCCGAGAGCCAGGAGGGCCACGTCCTGCACCTGAAGGAGCACCACCCCGACAGCCCGCTGCTGCGCAAGACCTCCAAGAAGGTGGCCGTGGCCCTGCAGAGCACCGTCACCTCCCTGCTACAGAGCAACCACCACCTGTGA